Part of the Tolypothrix sp. PCC 7910 genome, TTTCTTACTAACCAATTATCCGAAAGTCGAGCAATTCCTGCACTAATCCCCACAATTGTTGTAAGAAAAATGCCTGTAACTGCTATCCGCAATGAGTTAACGAGTCCTACCCATAAGGCGCGACTGTAGGTATCAGTTGGTTTGTAAGTAATTAGAGTTTCACCAATATCAAAAGAAGCTTGCTGCTTGAGGAAGTCAAAACCGAACTGAATACCTAATTGCTGTAAATTACGGTTGAGGTTGCCCCATAATATTGTGACTATTGCTACTGCTAAAAATACAGCAAGCAATTGTCCTGCAATCTGCCAAAACCTGCGATCGCGCCACAAAGATTTCATGTTGGTCATTTGTCATTTGTCATTTGTTGTTTGGTAATGGGTAATTGGTAATTGGTAATTGGTAATCAATATTTCTCCCCTGCTCCCTCTGCTTCCTCATCCCCCTTATTCCCTTCATTCCTGGTTACCGGAACGGTGGCGAATACAGCAATCCGCCTTTTGACCAAAGTTGATTTTGACCGCGTGGGAGATTGAGTTTTGTTTTGGGGCCGAGATTGCGATCGTAAATTTCGCTATAGTTACCAACGTGCTTGATGATTCTGGCTGCGAAGTCGTTTGTTAAACCCAGTCCTTCACCCAAGTTGCCTTCTGTTCCTAAAAATCGCTTAATATCTGGATCGCTACTCGTAGCGAATTGTGCAATATTCTGGGAATTAATGCCTAACTCTTCAGCTTTGACTAAAGCATAAACTACCCATTTAACAGTATCAGCCCACTTGTTATCTCCTTTGGCAACAGCAGGTGCAAGGGGTTCCGAAGAAATTACTTCATCAAGAATTACGTTATCTTCTGGTTTGGGTAGAATTGAACGCCGCGCCACTAAAGCTGAGCGATCGGCTGTGATTCCGTCACAACGACCTTCTGCATAAGTGGCAAAAGTAATGTTAACATCCTCAAATACAACGGGTTTGTAAGTGATGTTTCGCTTCCGCATTTGATCGGCTAAGTTCTGTTCGGTAGTCGTACCCGTTTGCACACAGATAGCTTTGTCTTTGAGGTCTGCTAAGGATTTAATACCGCTATTTTTACGAATCATAATTGCTTGACCATCGTAAAAAACTACAGGTGCAAATTCTAAGCCAACGGAAGTTGTGCGACTCAATGTCCATGTAGTATTGCGGCTGAGAATATCTACTTCCCCAGTTTGTAAAGCTGTAAAGCGTTCTTTGGAATTTAGATTGCGAAATTCTACTGCGTCGGGGTTATCAAATAGAGCCGCTGCTACAGCGCGACAAACATCAACATCAATTCCGCTGTATTTACCATCAGTTCCAACAAAACTAAACCCTGGAACTTCGCCACTCACACCGCAAATCAGCTGACCACGGTTTTTGACAGTATCCCAGCGATTGCGATTGACTGAAGATGTTGAATTACTACCGGGAGTAGAGGCTGTGTTGGCTGTATTTCCTGAGTCACCACTACAAGCACTGAGGGCAAAGATTAGGGGTGCGATCGCTAAAATTAATGCTGATTTACGCATAAATTTATGGACATTTACCAAACAATAATGTGTTTACTACTACAATTTCTTTATGACAATAAGTAGATGTCTGTAATATAAAACTTTTTGTGACTCGTTGATGAACTTGTTTTTAGCTGATTTTTAACCCTTCCAAAATATTAGATGAAAATAGTAAATCTAGCTTTATTTTAAAAATCTTCTTTTGTACATAACAAACTTTTAAAAATAAATTTTAATAGATAACAGCTAAAAATATTACAAAAATTAATGTTTTCTAGAGCTTTAGAAAAAAGAGTAAATATATAAAATGCATCAAGATTATGTATTAATTTAGATTTTCTAAATTTTTAAACTAATCAAAAATGTCTATACAATAATTTTTGACAAATAACACCAAAATTACCTATATATAAAGCCTAACAAGGAGATAGCTATTATAAAAAACGCATTTAAATATGGGAATACAATTATTTCTGTTTTTACGAAAAGCTGCAAAGTGCGTTTCCCTGCGGTAAGATTTTCAAGATGACTTTTGACTTTGATGGAGCAGTCCGCAACTGATTAATCATCAAGAGATGGATTGCATACTCTGATGAAAACAGAAGTAACCATACCAACCTAAGCATAGGCCGCTAGCAGGTTAAACTAGATTTGGTAACAGCTGCTCCACCGTTCCTTGTGAGGCTTTTATGGGAGCTAATCTGACACAGATTGCCAAATACTTAGACAACCTTGGTTGGGAATATCGCTTTGATGACGAGGAAGATCGTATTATCACAGGTGTGGAAGCTGATCACCTAGAAGACTTCCTAATTGTTGTGCAATTAGATGAGGAGGGCAAGTTTTTTCGAGTATTTGCACCTCAAGTACTAGCAGGAGTTCAAGAGCATCCTTAT contains:
- a CDS encoding amino acid ABC transporter substrate-binding protein gives rise to the protein MRKSALILAIAPLIFALSACSGDSGNTANTASTPGSNSTSSVNRNRWDTVKNRGQLICGVSGEVPGFSFVGTDGKYSGIDVDVCRAVAAALFDNPDAVEFRNLNSKERFTALQTGEVDILSRNTTWTLSRTTSVGLEFAPVVFYDGQAIMIRKNSGIKSLADLKDKAICVQTGTTTEQNLADQMRKRNITYKPVVFEDVNITFATYAEGRCDGITADRSALVARRSILPKPEDNVILDEVISSEPLAPAVAKGDNKWADTVKWVVYALVKAEELGINSQNIAQFATSSDPDIKRFLGTEGNLGEGLGLTNDFAARIIKHVGNYSEIYDRNLGPKTKLNLPRGQNQLWSKGGLLYSPPFR